Part of the Sporosarcina sp. FSL K6-2383 genome is shown below.
CTCCACCCAAGCCTTGTTCGCTAATCGTAAATTCATGGTTGGCTGTCATTGCATCACTGTCATGCGTTGCACTGCCCTTCCAAATAAGTGCTGGCTCGCTGTAACCATCTGTAAATTTGAATGTACGGGTAAATGTCCGTTTGTTATCTATCAGTTCCTCTTTCCCTTGGTAGGTAAACTTCAAATCCTCTACAGATATAGCAATCGAGTCATCTGCTTTTTGATCTTTCCATGATAGATTCCCTTTAATATTCACAGCATTCTCGTCGCCAAAGGAATCTGTGAAAGCAAGCTTGTAATCCAATTGCTGGGCTGTTTTTTCTAATAATTGTGTACCTGTAACGTTAACTGTCACCACATCAACTTCATTGGAACCAATTGCCAACGCAAAGTCCCTTTTCACAATATGATTGGCTTGGTGCCAAATAGTTGATTGAAGACCGTTTGGAATATGTAATGTGTCCACACCTTCAATAGCAGCATCAATACCTTTATCAAACTCTTCAACAACCATTGCTAGATCACTTGCAGATAGATCCCCTGCAAATGCAGAAACACCCAATTGATTTTTCACGATTTCTTTCAGTTTTTCATCTGTTTTTGCTTTTGCCAATAGATCTTTTAACAGTGTTTTCACTTGTTCTTCCTTAAGATCCATCGTTATTTTTTTCGCTTTCAACTTTTGATCTGCTACAAGTATTTCTTCTTTATCAGTCGTAAAGGCATCTTCTGGAAGCTCTTTTATAAAGAATTCAATATACTCTTTTTCGATATATTCATTCACTTCTTCCATTGACGAAGAACTACTTTCAAATAACTGAGGTAAACCTAAATTTTCATTACCTTCAAAATTCTCATCAAACTC
Proteins encoded:
- a CDS encoding DUF6583 family protein codes for the protein MEETVVKKKSFKTLIVLIVTALVVVGGSASAFFLLNKSAKVQYFLAEVETYKQMNALAEERYKNEVNWVKVQQEKPVETKFDLSGEWNDPSVDYAMQEIQSIVNSVTLSMNQVYDPTNKEIEVALSGELGNLSVDFGTIFATTEKLVAEFPFMEELIRFDDKDFGKTMREFDENFEGNENLGLPQLFESSSSSMEEVNEYIEKEYIEFFIKELPEDAFTTDKEEILVADQKLKAKKITMDLKEEQVKTLLKDLLAKAKTDEKLKEIVKNQLGVSAFAGDLSASDLAMVVEEFDKGIDAAIEGVDTLHIPNGLQSTIWHQANHIVKRDFALAIGSNEVDVVTVNVTGTQLLEKTAQQLDYKLAFTDSFGDENAVNIKGNLSWKDQKADDSIAISVEDLKFTYQGKEELIDNKRTFTRTFKFTDGYSEPALIWKGSATHDSDAMTANHEFTISEQGLGGDMFNLLLKQQGKVVKKVDMPEETADTVNIGQMNREQIESFIELEVAPRVEDWFYDLMGDVEGELY